The nucleotide sequence TTTGCTGATCACGCCGATGCCTTGCGTGCGATCGACGAAGATGCGGTTGCGCGTGAGCAGCTTGTGCATCTCTTTCATGGCGATGCGAAGCTCTTGGAGAATCTTGCGCAGATTATCGCCAAAGGTCGGCGTGAGATCGGCTTTGACGCCGCCAACACGCACGTAGGACACGGTCAGCCGCGCGCCGGTGATCTCTTCGACGAGCTCGTAGAACATGTCACGCACTTTGACGAAATACAAAAAGGCGGTCATGGCGCCCAGTTCCATGGTGTTCGCGCCGATGCAAGTGAGATGATCGGTAATGCGCGAGATTTCCGACATGATGACGCGAATGTATTTGCAGCGCTCGGTGATTTGCAGGCCCATGAGCTTCTCGACCGCCATGGCGTAGCCGACATTGTTGATCAACGGCGAAACATAGTTCAGACGATCGGTGTAGGGAAACACTTGCGTATACGTTACCGCTTCAGCGTCTTTCTCGAAGGCGCGATGGAGATAGCCGATGCCGACATCCGCGTTCTCGACGCGCTCGCCGTCAAGCTCCAACAACACGTGAATGACGCCGTGCATGGCAGGATGTGACGGCCCCATGTTGAGCAGCATATTCTGCGTGTTTTGTCCGACGACTTTTTCTTTGATGCGAAATGTTTTGGCGTGGCCATTTTGCTGCACCGCCAGTTTTTCATTGGAGATGAGCGGGTGCCGGCGATTGATGGGGTAATCCTTGCGCAGCGGATGGCCCTTGAATTCGTCGTACAACAAAATCCGGCGATGATCTTCGAGACCCTTGAAACGAAAGCCGAACAAATCCCACGCTTCCCGCTCATACCATCCCGCGCCGGCCCACAAATGCGAAATCGAGAACAGCATGGGATCACTTTCCGGCACGGGCACGCGCAGGCGCAGGCGCAGCTTGGCGGGCCAGGCAAAAAGATTGTAATAAACCTCAAAGCGCTGCGGGCGCGGCTGCGGAAACGTGAGATAATCCACGCCGCCGAGATCCATCAAAAAATTGAACGCGGGTTTATGCTCGTTCTTCAAATAGAAACACACAGAGGGCAACGCTTCACGCGTCACCTCCAGCACATTCTCGCCGGCGGGAGAGGCGATGATTTTCGCCGCTTCAGGAAATTTTTGGACAATTGCTTCCAGCCAGGACATAATTTCACATTAAGGATTTCAGGATGATCAAATCTCTGGCGCGTTGGAGGGCTGGTTTGAATCCGGCAATCCGAGCCGCCAACGTTCCGGATTTAGTATTCTTGCTTCTGTTTTTGGATTTTTTCCTGCAACAGCATAATGCCTTGCAACACGGTTTCGGGCCGCGGCGGACAGCCGGGAATGTACACATCGACGGGCACGATGGTGTCAATACCTTGCACGGTCGAATAGTTGTCATAAAATCCGCCGGTGCAGGTGCACACGCCGAATGCGACGACCCATTTAGGCTCGCACATCTGATCGTAAACGCGGCGCATGATCGGCGCGATCTTTTGGCTGATAGTGCCAACGACGAACAACACGTCGGCCTGGCGCGGGGTAAAACGCGGCAAAGCCGCGCCAAAGCGATCAAGATCGTATTGCGGGCCGGCAAGCGCCATGTATTCCATGCCGCAGCAGGCCGTCACAAAAGGATATTGAAAGAGTGAGTATTTGCGCGCCCAACCGACGGCTTGATCCAGACGCGTTGTGATGAAATTATCGCCGCCCAGCGCATTTCTTAATCCCATTCCAAAGCACCTCGCTTCCAGGCATAAATCAATCCGATAACCAAAACTCCGACAAACATCATCATACTAAAAAAGCCGCCCGGGCCAAGCTCACGAAAAACCGTGGCCCAGGGAAAGAGAAAAACAATTTCAATATCAAAAAGCACGAATAAAATCGCGATCATATAAAATCGAATCGACTGGCGATCACTCGGCGCCGCGATGGGCGCCCAGCCGCATTCGAACGGCACTTCCTTGACGGGATTCATGCGCTTCGGCCCCAGCCAGGAAGACAAGCCAAGAATCAACAAAACCAGTCCCGCCAAACTGGCAAACGTTACGAGAACGGCGATAAGACTGCTCATAATTCACTCACGATAGGCCGACCAAATGGATGACAACAGCCAACGGATTATCATAAAAAACGAGCACAACCGCAACCTTATTCTGCAATCAATCCCTCCGCCCACTTGCGATTCACAAGCGCTCGGCAATTGCCTTTGCCATGTCGATTGTCGTGGCTTCACCGCCCATGTCGGCGGTGAGCACGCGGCCCTCCACCAATGTGGTTGCAATACTGTTTTCCAGGGCGCGCGCCATTTCATGCTCGCCGAGATATTCCAGCATCATGCGCGTCGCAATCAACAAACCGATGGGATTGACTTTGTATTGCCCGGCCAAACGCGGCGCCGAACCATGAATCGGCTCGAACATGGCATAATTGTCGCCAATATTCGCGCTCGCGCCGAAGCCCAAACCGCCGACGAGCTGCACGCACATTTTCGAGAGAATATCGCCGAACAAATTGCTGGAGACCAGTACCGCGTAATGCTGCGGGTTCTTCAGCAACCACATGCAGAGATGATCGATATTCACTTCGTAAAAATAAATCTCCGGGTACCGCTTCGCCAACCGCCGGGCTTCGCGAATCAGCATGCCGCTGGTGGCGCGCGTGACGTTCGGTTTTTCGACCACGGTTACCGAACGATAACCTTTGCGCCGGGCAAAGTCAAATGCCTGGCGCGCAATACTGTGGCAGCGCTGGCGCGTCATAAAACGCAACGACACCGCAACATCCTCCGGATTCAACCGGGCAAAACGCTGCGCCTTTGCCTGATGCGCGACAATCGCATTCATTAACTCGCGCGGCATGGGGTGAAACTCAACGCCGGCGTACAAGCATTCGGTGTTTTCGCGAAAAACAACGATGTCGATATCCGGACGAAAGTTCAAGGGATTGCCGGGATACGCCTTGCAAGGCCGGATGTTCGTGTGCAAATTGAACGCCTGTCGCAACTCAAGCACCGGGCTTTGGTAGGTCAAGCCCTTGCCCTGCAATTCCGGACGCAACTCGCGCGCCGCATCTTCCTGCGGTTTGCTGGTGATCGCGCCCAACAAGCAGGCGTCCGTGCGCTGCAACATTGTGATGGTGCGCTCCGGCAGCGCATTGCCTTCGGTACACCAAAAGTGCCAGCCGACCTCGCCCGGGAGGAATTCCGCGTCAAGCTTAAGCTTGTCGAGAACGATTCCGGCTGCTTCCATCACATCTTTGCCAACGCCATCCCCGGGCAACCATCCGATCTTGTACTTGGCCATGTTGCATTACATACCAAACATGAGTCCTTAACTCGTGTCCGTCCGAAAACGCCCCAACCCGGCTGCGCGGGCGTCGTTGCGACTCGGGCGCGCGAACTCTTGAGGTTTAAATGCCACGGCCAAGCCGTTGCGAGAACATCTACAAAAAGCAGCGTGCCTTCGCACCAACACTAAATATGAATCGCCTCGCCCAAAGCGTCGGCGGCGGCTTCCATAACGGCTTCAGTAAATGTCGGGTGCGCGTGGACGATCTTCGCCAAATGATGAACCGTGCTTTCGAGTGCGCGCGCAGCCACCAATTCAGCGATCAAATCCGTGGCTTCGCTGCCGAGAATATGCGCGCCCAAAATTTCGCCATATTTTTTGTCAACCACAAGCTTGACAAATCCCTCAGTTTCACCAACGGCAACGGCCTTGCCCAGCGGCCGGAACGGAAACCGCCCGACGGCAACGTCATAACCCTTTTCGCGCGCCTGCTTTTCCGTCAAACCCACGCTGCCGACTTGCGGCTGGCAATAGGTGCAGCCGGGAATATTGTTGTAATTCACCGGATGCGGCGCTTTGCCCGCTATATGCTCGATACAGGTAATGCCTTCCGCGGAGGCCACATGCGCCAGCAACGGCGCGCCAATCACATCTCCGATCGCATATACTCCCGGCACATTGGTGCTGTAGTTCCGGCGGTCGACGTTGATGAAAGATTTCTCAACGGTAATGCCAGCCTCCTCCAGGCCGAGATTGCTGGTCTGGCCGGAGAATCCGATTGCCATGAGGGCAACCTCGCCGGTAACACTCTTTTCCGCGCCGTCAACAGTGTAACTGACCGTGACGTCTTTGGCGGTTGCGTTGACGCCGCTCACTTTGGCGTTGGTTGCGATGGTCATGCCGCTCTTTTTGAAATTCGCGGTGAGCGCTTTGACGACTTCTTCATCTTCGAGCGGAAGAATTTGCGGCATCATTTCGATGATCGTGACTTTGCAGCCGAACGCATTGTAGAAATACGCAAACTCAACGCCAATCGGGCCGCCGCCAATGACGATCATGCTTTTGGGCATCTCGGACATGATCATTGCTTCCGTGCTCGTAATCACGCGCTTGCGGTCCAGAGCCACGCCCGGAATGGTGCGATGAGAACCGCCGGTGGCGATGATGATGTTCTTGCCCTTGTATTCGCCCACCGCCTTGCCGTCTTTGGTGACTTCGACGACATTGCCCTTGCGCAAGCGTCCGGCGCCGTCAATATGCTCGATTTTATTCTTGCGAAATAGAAAATGCACGCCTTTGTTGATCTGCTCGGAAACCTTGCGGCTGCGTTGAATGATCTTCTGCCATTCGAATGAAATATTCGAGACGCTCAAACCAAAATCCTGCACATGCTGCAGCAGATGGTACACCTCCGCGGAACGCAACAATGCCTTGCTGGGAATGCAGCCCCAGTTCAGGCAGAGGCCGCCAAGTTTGTCTTTTTCAATAACGGCGACTTTCATGCCCAGTTGTGCCGCGCGAATGGCGGCAACATATCCTCCCGGGCCGCCGCCGACAATGACGAGATCGAATTCTTTCAATCGTTACTCCTCGATTATTGCGAAAATCTCATAAAAAATTCACGGCGTGGTGCCGAGATAGGTTCCGTCAAAATTCACGTAATGATTCGGTTCGGTTCCCGTATTGAAATTTAACCCCCAATGCGGCCCGTCGTATGTGGCGATGTTGAACACGGCCAACGTCGCTACCGTTGCTCCCGGGTCGCGATGGGAAGCGGTCGCATTGAAAATGTCGGTGCTATTGACCCAGCCCGCAGGCAACGGCTGGTTATTGGCGCTCGGCGCGTTCGCTTGCGCGCGCGTGCTCGTGGAAGTCGTGCCGTTGTGCCGTACATTCACTTGAAATTCTTTTTGCTGAGAGGGGCTCCACGCCACAATTCCCCAACTGCCCTGATTCGCCGGCAGCCGGCCGTCTTTAAAAACCTGTACACCGGAAATCGTGTAAATCTGTGCATCGGAGGCAAAGCCGCTGATTAACGGCTGCGCAATGTCTCGCGCCCAATAGGCCGATCCGTCGTAGGCGTTGCCCGGGCGTTGCTGCGGCGCAGGAGGCGTGCAAGTGCCGCCGATGAGTAACACGCCAACGAGGACCGCGCTCAATTTAACAAAGAATTTTTGCCACATGCTCATTCCTCACGTTTTACCGATGATTGTTCTGCAAGCGCGCCGGCGCCTAAAAATAAAGCGTTGTTTTTTGCAACAAGCTCTCACTAAACCCAAAACGTTTCCGGCTGCGCCTCGGGGGCTGGTTTTAATCGCCGCACAATATCTCGAATAATCACCTTAGCATGTTCGCGGCCATTTTCTATGAAAATTTTATTGGCATTCTTGCCCGCGGCCACGACGCCCGCCACATACAGCCCGGGCACGTTCGTTTCAAACGTCTCCGGATCATGGCGCGGGATCAACTCGTCGCCGCCGATATCAACGCCGCAGGCCTGGAGAAAATCATAATCCGGATGATAACCGGTAAGCGCGAACACAAAATCGGTTTTCACCGTTGACGTTTCGCCCTTGTCATTTTGCACGGTGAGGGCGTCAGCGGCGATGCGCGTGACGCGCGTGTTGAGCAGCGCCTTGATGCTGCCCTCTTGAATGCGATTGAGAATGTCGGGCAAAATCCAATACTTCACGCTTTGCCGGATTTCCGCGCCGCGATGGATCAGGGTGACCTCCGCGCCGTGACGATACAAATCCAGCGCCGCCTCCACCGCAGAATTTTTGCCGCCGATGATGGCAACTTTGCGCTGAAAAAATGGAAACGGCTCGGTGTAATAATGGGAAACGTTCGGAAGGTCTTCGCCGGGGATATTGAGGGCATTCGGGTGATCATAAAAACCGGTTGCAATAATCACGCACGCAGCGCGATACGTGCCGGCCGAACCCTCAATTTCAAAAGAATCGCGGGCACGTGTGACGCGCAAAACTTCTTCGTAAAGTTTCAGATTGAGCTGATAGTGCTGCGCCACACGGCGATAATAATTCAGCGCCTCCGCACGGGTTGGTTTATCGCCGGAAACAATGAACGGAACGCCGCCAATTTCAAGCAACTCGGGCGTTGAAAAAAAACGCATGTGCTTCGGGAAGCGGTAAAGCGCGTCGACCACCGCACCCTTCTCAACAATAACCGCAGATAGGCCGCTGCGCTGTGCTGCAATACCACAAGCCAGCCCAACCGGCCC is from Cytophagia bacterium CHB2 and encodes:
- a CDS encoding NADH-quinone oxidoreductase subunit D — translated: MSWLEAIVQKFPEAAKIIASPAGENVLEVTREALPSVCFYLKNEHKPAFNFLMDLGGVDYLTFPQPRPQRFEVYYNLFAWPAKLRLRLRVPVPESDPMLFSISHLWAGAGWYEREAWDLFGFRFKGLEDHRRILLYDEFKGHPLRKDYPINRRHPLISNEKLAVQQNGHAKTFRIKEKVVGQNTQNMLLNMGPSHPAMHGVIHVLLELDGERVENADVGIGYLHRAFEKDAEAVTYTQVFPYTDRLNYVSPLINNVGYAMAVEKLMGLQITERCKYIRVIMSEISRITDHLTCIGANTMELGAMTAFLYFVKVRDMFYELVEEITGARLTVSYVRVGGVKADLTPTFGDNLRKILQELRIAMKEMHKLLTRNRIFVDRTQGIGVISKEMALDYGFTGPMLRASGIDYDVRKAEPYLVYDRLDFDIPYGVNGDNYDRYLVRMEEIEQSIKILEQCLKDIPGGEINVDHDGKVLPASKMADYGKFGQTKGLLQIQALTDPTLSGGNSRLRDNIFPNDKRAALPAKEKVYGSIEGLMNHFMLIMEGYGIKPPVGEAYRAVEGANGELGFYVISDGSGNPYRVDVRPPCFALMSGFHEMIKGDAVADIIATFGTVNMIAGELDR
- a CDS encoding NADH-quinone oxidoreductase subunit B, which encodes MGLRNALGGDNFITTRLDQAVGWARKYSLFQYPFVTACCGMEYMALAGPQYDLDRFGAALPRFTPRQADVLFVVGTISQKIAPIMRRVYDQMCEPKWVVAFGVCTCTGGFYDNYSTVQGIDTIVPVDVYIPGCPPRPETVLQGIMLLQEKIQKQKQEY
- a CDS encoding NADH-quinone oxidoreductase subunit A — protein: MSSLIAVLVTFASLAGLVLLILGLSSWLGPKRMNPVKEVPFECGWAPIAAPSDRQSIRFYMIAILFVLFDIEIVFLFPWATVFRELGPGGFFSMMMFVGVLVIGLIYAWKRGALEWD
- a CDS encoding isocitrate/isopropylmalate dehydrogenase family protein; this encodes MAKYKIGWLPGDGVGKDVMEAAGIVLDKLKLDAEFLPGEVGWHFWCTEGNALPERTITMLQRTDACLLGAITSKPQEDAARELRPELQGKGLTYQSPVLELRQAFNLHTNIRPCKAYPGNPLNFRPDIDIVVFRENTECLYAGVEFHPMPRELMNAIVAHQAKAQRFARLNPEDVAVSLRFMTRQRCHSIARQAFDFARRKGYRSVTVVEKPNVTRATSGMLIREARRLAKRYPEIYFYEVNIDHLCMWLLKNPQHYAVLVSSNLFGDILSKMCVQLVGGLGFGASANIGDNYAMFEPIHGSAPRLAGQYKVNPIGLLIATRMMLEYLGEHEMARALENSIATTLVEGRVLTADMGGEATTIDMAKAIAERL
- the lpdA gene encoding dihydrolipoyl dehydrogenase, which codes for MKEFDLVIVGGGPGGYVAAIRAAQLGMKVAVIEKDKLGGLCLNWGCIPSKALLRSAEVYHLLQHVQDFGLSVSNISFEWQKIIQRSRKVSEQINKGVHFLFRKNKIEHIDGAGRLRKGNVVEVTKDGKAVGEYKGKNIIIATGGSHRTIPGVALDRKRVITSTEAMIMSEMPKSMIVIGGGPIGVEFAYFYNAFGCKVTIIEMMPQILPLEDEEVVKALTANFKKSGMTIATNAKVSGVNATAKDVTVSYTVDGAEKSVTGEVALMAIGFSGQTSNLGLEEAGITVEKSFINVDRRNYSTNVPGVYAIGDVIGAPLLAHVASAEGITCIEHIAGKAPHPVNYNNIPGCTYCQPQVGSVGLTEKQAREKGYDVAVGRFPFRPLGKAVAVGETEGFVKLVVDKKYGEILGAHILGSEATDLIAELVAARALESTVHHLAKIVHAHPTFTEAVMEAAADALGEAIHI
- the ypdA gene encoding YpdA family putative bacillithiol disulfide reductase, encoding MERNSRLDTLIIGAGPVGLACGIAAQRSGLSAVIVEKGAVVDALYRFPKHMRFFSTPELLEIGGVPFIVSGDKPTRAEALNYYRRVAQHYQLNLKLYEEVLRVTRARDSFEIEGSAGTYRAACVIIATGFYDHPNALNIPGEDLPNVSHYYTEPFPFFQRKVAIIGGKNSAVEAALDLYRHGAEVTLIHRGAEIRQSVKYWILPDILNRIQEGSIKALLNTRVTRIAADALTVQNDKGETSTVKTDFVFALTGYHPDYDFLQACGVDIGGDELIPRHDPETFETNVPGLYVAGVVAAGKNANKIFIENGREHAKVIIRDIVRRLKPAPEAQPETFWV